CCCGTTGCCTCATCAGCTTCCTTATTCTGATAACTTCACCCCATTTTTTACGTTCTGCATACATGTTTGAGAGCAGAACGTAAGGTCCTGAATTCGAAGGGTCGATCTCTAAGAGCTTCTCCGCTACATACTTTCCTAGCGTTATATCCTTATGAACTTTGCAGGCTGCGAGCAGTGAACCCCAAACGACAGCATCAGCTTGCATGGGCATTGTCTCTATTAAGTCCTTGGCTTCACTGAGACAACCGGCTCGGCCGAGCAAATCAACCATGCAGGTATAATGGTCCTTTGCTGGTGCCAGATCATACTCCTCAACCATCTGCTTGAAATAATGGCGCCCCTCTTCGACCAGCCCTGCATGGCTGCATGCACATAGAACCCCGATCATAGTGACACGGTCTGGTCTCTCACCAGATACCAACATTTTCCTGAATATTTCAAGTGCCTCTATTCCGTAACCATTCTGCGCATATCCGACAATTATGGCATTCCATGATACCTTGTCCCTCTCCAACATATTCTTAAACACCCATAAACCATCTTCCACAGCTCCACATTTAACGTACATGTCTATAAGagaatttccaacaaaaatatccGATTCTTCTCCAGATTGGAAGCGGAATCCATGCTTCAAGACATGAGCGTGAGCCTGCTGCCCCAACTGCAAATCGGCAAGATTTGCACACGCATTAAGCAAATTTCCGAATGTGTAGTGCGTCGGCTCAATGGCTTCCCTCTTCAAAAGGCGGAATAGACCAAATGCTTCTTCATTCTCTCCATTCTGGGTGTACCCTGCGATGAGGGCATTCCAAGAAACTACATTCTTCTCCATCATCCTCGTGAACATTACTCTTGCAGTTTTGAGACTGGCTGCTTTTGCATTCCCGCTGACCATGGAGGTGGCTGACACTATATTCCTGGTAGGCATTCTATCAAAAACTGCTCTGGCTTTACTAATTCTGGAGCACTTAGAATACATATCAACCAACGCATTTCCTAAAACAACATCATTCCTATATTTGTCACATTTTACAACACAGGCATGAATTTGCATCCCTTCCTTAAGTGCTGACAAGCTAGCGCAGGCGCTGACCACACTGGCCAAAGTAACTTCATCTATTTCAAACCCACAATCCATCATGCTCACAAAAACCTCAAGAGCTTCACTGGCTGGACCATTTTGTTCATAACACGTAATCAAGCTGTTCCAAGAAACTATGTTTCGAGAACTCATTTCATCAAAAGCCCTCTGTGCACAAGCCACGTTCCCACACAGCCGAGCACTCAGACTTCGATAT
This region of Eucalyptus grandis isolate ANBG69807.140 chromosome 8, ASM1654582v1, whole genome shotgun sequence genomic DNA includes:
- the LOC120286629 gene encoding LOW QUALITY PROTEIN: pentatricopeptide repeat-containing protein At2g13600-like (The sequence of the model RefSeq protein was modified relative to this genomic sequence to represent the inferred CDS: inserted 5 bases in 3 codons; deleted 1 base in 1 codon), with amino-acid sequence MARHALVKALAGDLSFATSSPFAKLLDGCGLSKSARXTRRVHARIIKTPFSAEVFIQNRLIDVYARCRCLDDARRVFDRMPEXIPSWNAILGGLIRSGSLDEAEKIFESMPEPDQCSWNSMLSGYAQHERFEEALQCFGKMHRENYVLNEYSFGSVLSACAGLADMHLAQRIQALISKSXSARLCGNVACAQRAFDEMSSRNIVSWNSLITCYEQNGPASEALEVFVSMMDCGFEIDEVTLASVVSACASLSALKEGMQIHACVVKCDKYRNDVVLGNALVDMYSKCSRISKARAVFDRMPTRNIVSATSMVSGNAKAASLKTARVMFTRMMEKNVVSWNALIAGYTQNGENEEAFGLFRLLKREAIEPTHYTFGNLLNACANLADLQLGQQAHAHVLKHGFRFQSGEESDIFVGNSLIDMYVKCGAVEDGLWVFKNMLERDKVSWNAIIVGYAQNGYGIEALEIFRKMLVSGERPDRVTMIGVLCACSHAGLVEEGRHYFKQMVEEYDLAPAKDHYTCMVDLLGRAGCLSEAKDLIETMPMQADAVVWGSLLAACKVHKDITLGKYVAEKLLEIDPSNSGPYVLLSNMYAERKKWGEVIRIRKLMRQRGVVKQPGCSWIEIQGQVHVFIVKDKRHTQKGDIYSLLRSLLGQMKRDGYVAITDDYEVYEELSESDFISYEIEMPADAAVC